The genomic interval AGGTTCAGATGTCTCTGAATCATCCGATTTATTTTTAGCGTGTCCAAATAAGCCTTTCATTTTCATAATTCAACCTCTGCCGCAGCAATAATTTTTGCATTATGCCCTTGTGTTAATTTAGGTAAACGAATCTCGGTAACTTGCCAGCCTTTATGAATAAGTTCCCCCGTGAAAGGGGCATCACCGACAATGTTTCCTGTTAGCCGTACCTTAGATGCATCAAACCCTTTTTGAAGGGTGATTTTACTGCCTTCGTCTTCATTGCGTATGATGTCTAGGCTCAAATGTTCATTAATGACTTTGGTACAGCCTTCATGAACGACTCGTGCGGCAACGCCTACATCGGAATCACTATAAACGGTAATATCTTCTTTTATAAAATCAATAAAACGGGCTTCTTT from Methylococcales bacterium carries:
- a CDS encoding DUF2760 domain-containing protein; amino-acid sequence: MFYTIDLSLKPTTFDLWHVCLAGTIAILALTLLIVLLSWVISLTRSKKQVAPVVIEKPAPEIQTVEKIVEVERIVEVEKIVEVEKIIEAPIPEPVILKESTPDAALQLLGLLQKEARFIDFIKEDITVYSDSDVGVAARVVHEGCTKVINEHLSLDIIRNEDEGSKITLQKGFDASKVRLTGNIVGDAPFTGELIHKGWQVTEIRLPKLTQGHNAKIIAAAEVEL